In the genome of Plasmodium yoelii strain 17X genome assembly, chromosome: 14, one region contains:
- a CDS encoding serpentine receptor, putative produces the protein MVIWKANPKNKNLLYLLFLYIFFISFTNCQLIKLDGQKINTNYILYVLKGLYIYGKDDAPYILLGEKKDMNNAIPHAIFENVGISTNEIKNTKYFTFGRKNNSDHDDNVNEKNDEDGEMEKVNNNNSTSYEEDDESEEKKKKKGFKLNLYKDNPYVQRKTEHSDLEDLDSNDNTSDLFLEIIIMKESDFNKLYLPKDSNMCCYTEMTGVDNNDKYTCPGKGYLKRYLDESEMHSLKVPIYFINDRIEDDNTSSGNEVNHNKFLELIKNEHIYNIDKTDIYTIFLSNCGDSKIYELDLHGNIHILNKYGYLPGDKITKLNLYVSLMLIYFIYSIIWSYSLIKNKANVIKIQVWISVCIFLYLLENLFLYLYFMTYNVQAKINNNYLFMAVFFSVLKNVCSYLLILLGSLGWGLVIPTLDRKTFIKIKVLFIFFIIFDFIKQFLDAHLADEHVNTVYFLCCILPMSIIYAIIYVWIFISSSKIIIQLNEDKQYEKLNMFKNFFNVLILALIFSIISLIIDLFVMLFPSDQLWNLKCYISEGVNSFLFLTVLTAMCMLFKPSERLKRISHFTEIGDMDEMDDFSHFKNSIEDIS, from the coding sequence ATGGTGATATGGAAGGCCAATccgaaaaataaaaacttatTATACCTTCTCTtcttgtatatattttttataagttttacAAATTGTCAATTAATAAAACTCGATGGGCAAAAAATCAATACAAATTACATACTTTATGTTTTGAAgggattatatatatatggaaaaGATGACGCgccatatattttgttaGGAGAGAAAAAAGATATGAACAATGCAATCCCCCATGCTATATTTGAAAATGTAGGTATAAGtacaaatgaaataaaaaatactaaGTATTTCACATTTGGccgaaaaaataattctgaTCATGATGATAATGTcaacgaaaaaaatgacgaGGATGGGGAAATGGAGAAggtaaacaataataattccACTTCTTATGAAGAAGATGACGAaagtgaagaaaaaaaaaaaaaaaaaggatttAAACTAAACTTATACAAAGATAATCCATATGTTCAAAGAAAAACAGAACACTCAGATTTGGAGGATTTGGATTCAAATGATAATACAtctgatttatttttagaaataataattatgaaagaaagtgattttaataaattatatttaccCAAAGATAGTAATATGTGCTGCTACACTGAAATGACTGGGGTCGATAATAATGACAAATACACATGTCCAGGAAAAGGATATTTAAAGAGATATTTAGATGAATCCGAAATGCATTCATTAAAAGTaccaatttattttataaatgataGAATAGAAGATGATAATACTTCTTCAGGAAATGAAGTAAACCATAATAAATTTCTAGaactaataaaaaatgagcatatatataatatagacaaaacagatatatatacaatatttttatcaaattgtGGAGATAGTAAAATTTATGAATTAGATTTACATGGGAATATACACATATTGAATAAATACGGATATTTACCAGGAGATAAAATAACAAAGctaaatttatatgtttctcttatgcttatatattttatatattcaataaTATGGTCCTAttcattaataaaaaataaagcaaatgttataaaaattcAAGTATGGATATCAgtgtgtatatttttatatttattagaaaatttatttttatacttatattttatgacatATAATGTTCAGgctaaaataaataataattaccTATTTATGGCAGTTTTTTTCagtgttttaaaaaatgtttgctcttatttattaatattattaggGTCATTAGGGTGGGGACTAGTTATACCAACATTAGATAGAaaaacatttattaaaataaaagtgttatttattttttttataatatttgattTTATAAAACAATTCTTAGATGCCCATTTAGCAGATGAACATGTGAATACTGTATATTTCTTATGCTGTATTTTGCCTATGTCTATAATATACGccattatatatgtatggatatttatatcatcaagcaaaattattatacaatTAAATGAAGATAAACAATATGAAAAATTGAACATGTTCAAAAActtttttaatgttttaaTACTTGCACTTATATTCTCAATTATTTCTTTAATTATTGATTTATTTGTAATGTTGTTTCCAAGCGATCAATTATGGAACCTAAAATGTTACATAAGTGAAGGAGTTAACAGCTTCTTATTTCTAACTGTTTTGACAGCTATGTGTATGTTATTTAAACCATCAGAGAGACTTAAGAGAATTTCTCATTTCACAGAAATTGGAGATATGGATGAAATGGATGATTTCTctcattttaaaaattcaattGAAGATATTTCATAG
- a CDS encoding serine--tRNA ligase, putative, whose product MHKILLSILLVLCIYFVLGKCIKHPNIKLFINTTAYTSKSNDFNLIKKKKRENAKWSNLISSNLNSYNKKGEDGKLNTPNKGEYEDHDKVGLSLKFLKENEQKVIENLKKRGMEKKVEDINVMKNLIHEKNQLEIVRNNLRNKRKILSDKVKDLMLKNKDRSMDENKRNNSINNNDNEFYNANKDECVNEENINMIKNEISNINENINLNETKMFDLKNKIEEHFNRLPNIILNKVPEGINSKSNKIIKTYKIKNINIWDDNFLDPHENIIKRYDNNNDNIFKNISNKIGFGYNILVNNIAKLERALINFMINVHTDKFNYTYVKAPTIISRSALTNTGQLPKFENDLFKINQDYKILNEEAFLIPTSEVSLLNLFKNSLIEHEHLPIKLVSHSPCFRIEKNYTYGKTSKGLLREHIFEKVELISITDKITSFLHYKNLIKHCEYILKKLKIPYRLVLLNSIETPFSASICYDIEAWLPSQKRFLEVSSCSNCLDFQARKLNLKFKKNDKSLFCHTINGSGLAVGRVLAIILEQYQIKRSSKNDKIRLTVPKVLQKYMKASIIDL is encoded by the coding sequence atgcataaaatattattatcaatattGTTAGTATTAtgcatttattttgtattagGGAAATGTATCAAACATCCCAATATAAAGCTATTTATTAATACAACAGCCTATACTTCCAAATCGAatgattttaatttaataaaaaagaaaaaaagagaaaacgCAAAATGGAGTAACCTTATTAGTAGCAATTTGAATTCTTACAATAAAAAGGGTGAAGATGGAAAGTTAAACACACCAAATAAAGGTGAATATGAGGATCATGATAAAGTTGGATTGAGTTTAAAATTTCTGAAAGAAAACGAACAAAAGGTtatagaaaatttaaaaaaaagaggGATGGAAAAAAAAGTAGAAGATATAAATGTgatgaaaaatttaattcaTGAAAAAAATCAACTTGAAATAGTAAGAAATAATTTGAGAAATAAacgaaaaatattatcagaTAAAGTCAAAGATTTAatgctaaaaaataaagatagaTCAAtggatgaaaataaaagaaacaattcgattaataataatgacaacGAATTTTATAATGCTAACAAAGATGAATGTgtaaatgaagaaaatatcaacatgataaaaaatgaaattagcaatattaatgaaaatataaatttaaatgaaacAAAAATGTTTGatcttaaaaataaaattgaagaaCACTTTAATAGGCTACCaaacattatattaaataaagttCCAGAAGGAATAAATTcaaaaagtaataaaattattaaaacatataaaataaaaaatatcaatatatgggatgataattttttagaCCCTCATgaaaatatcataaaaagatatgataataataatgataatatatttaaaaatatatctaataAAATAGGTTTTGGTTATAATATACTTGTAAATAATATAGCCAAATTAGAAAGagcattaataaattttatgataaatgTTCATActgataaatttaattacaCATATGTAAAGGCACCTACAATTATAAGTAGATCGGCTTTAACAAATACTGGACAATTACCAAAATTTGAAAAcgatttatttaaaattaaccaagattataaaattttaaatgaaGAAGCTTTTCTAATTCCAACAAGTGAAGTatctttattaaatttatttaaaaattcacTAATAGAACATGAACATTTACCTATTAAATTAGTTAGCCATTCGCCTTGCTTTAgaatagaaaaaaattatacttaTGGTAAAACTTCAAAAGGTTTATTACGTGAacatatttttgaaaaagtAGAATTAATATCTATAACTGATAAAATAACATCATTTTTACactataaaaatttaattaaacattgtgaatatatattaaaaaaattaaaaataccaTATAGACTTGTTTTATTGAATTCTATTGAAACCCCATTTTCAGCTTCAATATGTTATGATATAGAAGCTTGGTTACCGAGTCAAAAAAGATTTCTTGAAGTATCATCATGTTCTAATTGTTTAGATTTTCAGGCaagaaaattaaatttaaagtttaaaaaaaatgacaaaagTCTATTTTGCCATACTATTAATGGTTCGGGGTTGGCAGTAGGAAGAGTCTTAGCCATAATATTAGAACAATATCAAATAAAGAGAAGttcaaaaaatgataaaattcgTTTAACTGTACCTAAAgtattacaaaaatatatgaagGCATCCATAATTGATTTATAG
- a CDS encoding glycerol-3-phosphate dehydrogenase [NAD(+)], putative gives MMHRSIFDKLKEGPLKVSIIGCGNWASAICKIVGTNAKNNYILDNEVKMWCRDEKINNESIVNIMNKTHENIKYLKGISLPHNVVANSDLSYVINNSDLLIFTTPSQYLEGLLNLIKENKSIKIAKHVKAISLTKGFIFKNDKIILCSNLISNTLDIPCCALSGANIAMDIALERFSEATIGGKDKEGLLIWQRVFDIPYFKINCVNESVEVELFGAIKNVIVMAAGFCDGLEACTNSKAAIIRIGINETILFGKTFFEKFNENIIFESCGFADIITSFLAGRNARCAAEFVRSNPKKSWEQLEVELLNGQKLQGIITLKYAYAMIKKKELTEKFPLITILYQISFENREPSELIKAFMTSTISPINY, from the exons atgatgcaTCGAAGCATTTTTGATAAACTAAAAGAAGGCCCTCTCAAg GTATCAATAATTGGATGCGGAAACTGGGCTAGCGCTATATGCAAAATTGTTGGGACTaatgcaaaaaataattatatacttGATAATGAAGTAAAAATGTGGTGTAGAGATGAAAAGATAAATAATGAAAGCAtagtaaatattatgaataaaacacatgaaaatataaaatatttaaaaggtATATCATTACCACATAATGTTGTTGCAAATTCAGATTTATCTTATGTTATAAACAATTCtgatttgttaatatttactacTCCATCACAATATTTAGAAGGCctattaaatttaataaaagaaaataaatcaattaaAATAGCCAAACATGTAAAAGCAATATCACTCACTAAAGgatttatattcaaaaatgataaaataattctTTGTTCAAATTTAATTTCTAATACCTTAGATATTCCATGTTGTGCCTTATCAGGTGCAAATATAGCTATG GATATTGCTTTGGAACGTTTTTCTGAAGCTACAATAGGAGGGAAAGATAAAGAAGGATTATTAATTTGGCAAAGAGTATTTGATATTCCTTATTTCAAAATTAACTGTGTTAATGAAAGTGTCGAAGTTGAA TTATTTGGAGCCATAAAAAATGTCATAGTAATGGCTGCAGGTTTTTGTGACGGATTAGAAGCTTGTACAAATTCTAAAGCTGCAATTATCAGAATTGGAATTAATGAAACTATTTTATTTGgaaaaacattttttgaaaaatttaacgaaaatataatttttgaaaGTTGTGGATTTGCAGATATTATAACATCCTTCTTAGCAGGAAGAAATGCGAGATGTGCTGCTGAATTTGTAAGAAGTAATCCAAAAAAATCATGGGAACAATTAGAAGTTGAACTATTGAATGGCCAAAAGTTACAG GGAATTATCACCTTAAAATATGCCTATGCTATGATTAAGAAGAAAGAATTAACCGAGAAATTCCCACTCATTACTATTCTTTATCAAATTTCTTTTGAAAATAGAGAGCCATCAGAACTAATAAAAGCATTTATGACGAGTACAATTTCGCCAATAAACTATTAA
- a CDS encoding male development gene 1, putative: protein MKRINIPTSTIGCLLLFFLSSQNAQYECMNIKGSSNNASGDKTNFSVQDGKLNTKWSDSGYSFMDLIKNGYVKNKDLDDIKDDLASELATKIQNTVKNYIKEDNDEDELNDEDIKNLKIYVKEISGYVGLKAADLLDKNLENALKPLIENKSESKLSNEGTSSFRFNNEIIDDEDPEEEIDHFADELADEYEVKQNENLEQYENLDQYENLDQYGNFDQYEKDINPHH, encoded by the coding sequence ATGAAGCGTATTAATATTCCAACATCAACCATAGGGtgtctattattattttttttgagcTCTCAAAATGCTCAATACGAATGCATGAATATAAAAGGTTCATCAAATAATGCAAGTGGAGACAAGACAAATTTTAGCGTTCAAGAtggaaaattaaatacaaaatGGAGTGACAGTGGATATAGTTTTATGGATCTCATAAAAAATGGCTACGTGAAAAATAAAGACTTAGATGATATTAAAGATGACCTAGCTTCTGAATTAGCTACAAAAATCCAAAACActgtaaaaaattatataaaagaagACAATGATGAAGATGAGTTAAATGATGaggatataaaaaatttgaagaTTTATGTAAAGGAAATTTCTGGATATGTAGGTTTAAAAGCAGCAGACTTATTAgataaaaatttagaaaatgctCTTAAACCtcttatagaaaataaatcaGAAAGTAAATTAAGTAACGAAGGAACAAGCAGTTTTAGatttaataatgaaattattGACGATGAAGACCCTGAAGAAGAAATTGATCATTTTGCAGATGAATTAGCTGATGAATATGAAGTTAagcaaaatgaaaatttagaACAATATGAAAATTTAGATCAATACGAAAATTTAGATCAATATGGAAATTTCGATCAATATGAAAAGGACATAAACCCACatcattaa
- a CDS encoding cell traversal protein for ookinetes and sporozoites → MNKLTKLSVISSVLVFFCFFNVLCLRGKNGSEMSKFLEGGVESSNRIKNSLSSFISESASLDDIGNGLAETITNEIFSAFQQDSSSFLQTQFDIKKHIKENAKKVLIEAIRLGLEPVEKIVAKSIQPPKVNRHTYSLVSPIVKALFNKIEDAVHKPVNDNIWEYEGGDEEYDENEEENFDNDFFN, encoded by the coding sequence atgaataaattaacaaaattgtCAGTTATATCATCTGTCCTTgtatttttttgcttttttaatGTTCTATGTTTGAGAGGCAAAAATGGATCAGAAATGTCGAAATTTCTTGAAGGTGGAGTCGAATCTTCCAATCGTATAAAAAACAGTTTGTCGTCATTTATATCCGAATCTGCATCACTTGATGATATTGGAAATGGATTAGCCGAAACAATTACCAATGAAATCTTTAGTGCATTTCAACAAGACTCATCATCATTTTTGCAAACCCAATTTGACATAAAAAAACACATAAAAGAAAATGCAAAGAAAGTACTTATTGAAGCCATAAGATTAGGATTGGAGCCAGTTGAGAAAATTGTAGCAAAATCTATTCAACCTCCTAAGGTCAACCGTCATACATACTCATTGGTGTCACCAATAGTAAAAGCGCTTTTTAACAAGATAGAAGACGCCGTTCACAAGCCagttaatgataatatatggGAATATGAAGGTGGTGATGAAGAATATGAcgaaaatgaagaagaaaaCTTCGATAATGATTTCTTTAATTAA
- a CDS encoding perforin-like protein 2: MTISVKDIFFHLILVQIIIYNIKCEISENLYTSKSDDTHSIEEYNVANLINEKQSNITNTNLVNQNERLKNSYKGLLNNQLYSLGKRHVLQQSSGNNNINALEKFNKDNSLIKNPKRGTDFIQIKHNIINKNETKLNTNTNNAQFTNTKNSIISSHDHLDKYNKNYIDNLKNVKNSFIVPILDDSNTDFDDDNYLEPEKYIPIKYPFDNHDMKYNSNNIDGNNIYHNEGTYKKSDVTEKGNYNRNIKHTTCTKNKKASINKTLDTGNEFDLRNVLLDGYKPDVNNYTNIKQSFKNKKKKRVPQKFKDFDLSDALTPNINEHNSINDGNRNNKNANFISVKDWDTDDEISQNEALPKEDVDMSLKYLGLGYDIIMGNPEGDPLLNVDPGFRAPVLQINIKDVDISNNNDNIELNECSIDSHSNIDDIKHGDNNKTVSSKKKIIPWIIPEHSCNQSKNVEEIKSLEEYKLELLSDVKVSTPSIFPYSFSASAGYKNALKKLKIQNSIIFMMKIYCLRYYTGIPTTMTKWEFTDNFRNALNKLPHTFDGLKEDNECTYEYYISKSHTPQCEKNVNKWMTFFKLHGTHVAHEMYLGGKIIIKVNIEKEEYNKIKENNLNMKTIFDFYFHKMGLSVKRNKQVQKFINKIHGSKTVSILGGHPGLNIDDSSFFEKWIDSIDKNSMPIRTKLLPFSFFMDDPNMIKAYNDALMFYGLTYGVQIFDQNQYNNNEISIGNYLEKSIQKIYHGSPPGLLTCPIGSTILMGFSLNLDFYKNQNLNEIIGINACEQMKESCSGNGFTNKYSDIRIWGLCSEKQLYFIKQVVEQNESTKTTATCPEDSVILFGFALMKGIGRSSANTVDLYPCRTGQNSCSAVLQNQKFKQSMIYIACVEKSTTGLDDLQTFTKIKNLGYVDPNNYQNDGYLDFECPQNSTLVFGFALEFHTNFQKARNNFIKCSKEENTCSIKGVGVNTNLYFFKKDKHSLGIVALCRSTVSKMGKN, translated from the coding sequence ATGACAATATCTgtaaaagatatattttttcatttaattttagtgcaaattataatatataatataaaatgtgaaataagtgaaaatttatatacttcTAAAAGTGATGATACACACAGTATCGAAGAATACAACGTTGCTAATTTGATAAATGAAAAACAGTCAAATATTACAAATACAAATTTAGTTAATCAAAATGAACGATTGAAAAATAGTTATAAAGGATTATTAAACAATCAATTATATTCTTTGGGTAAAAGACATGTATTACAACAATCGTctggaaataataatatcaatGCTCTTGAGAAATTTAATAAAGATAATTCCTTAATAAAAAATCCTAAAAGAGGTACAGattttattcaaataaaacataatataattaataaaaatgaaacaaaatTAAACACAAACACGAATAATGCACAATTTACAAATACAAAAAACAGTATTATTAGTTCTCATGATCATTTGGATAAATAcaacaaaaattatattgataatcttaaaaatgtaaaaaatagttTTATCGTGCCAATTTTAGATGATAGCAATACTGATTTCGATGATGATAATTATTTAGAAccagaaaaatatattccgATAAAATATCCATTTGACAACCATgatatgaaatataatagcaacaatattgatgggaataatatatatcataatgagggaacatataaaaaaagtgatGTAACTGAGAAAGGAAATTATAAcagaaatataaaacatacgACATGcactaaaaataaaaaagcaaGTATAAATAAAACGCTAGACACGGGAAATGAATTTGATTTAAGGAATGTGCTACTAGATGGTTATAAGCCTGATgtaaataattatacaaatattaaacaaagttttaaaaataaaaaaaaaaaaagagttCCACAAAAATTTAAAGATTTTGATTTATCAGACGCTTTAACACCAAATATTAATGAACATAATTCAATAAATGATGGAAACagaaacaataaaaatgCGAATTTTATAAGCGTGAAAGATTGGGATACCGATGATGAAATTTCCCAAAATGAAGCGTTACCCAAAGAAGATGTAGATATGTCCTTAAAATATTTGGGATTAGGATATGACATTATTATGGGAAACCCAGAAGGTGACCCATTGTTAAATGTAGATCCAGGATTTAGAGCCCCAGTTCTTCAAATAAACATTAAAGATGTTGATATAAGTaataacaatgataatatcGAACTAAATGAGTGCAGCATAGACAGTCATTCGAACATTGATGATATAAAACATGGTGACAATAATAAAACTGTTAGTagtaaaaagaaaataattccaTGGATAATTCCAGAGCATTCATGTAACCAATCAAAAAATGTCgaagaaataaaaagtttAGAAGAATATAAATTAGAATTATTATCAGATGTTAAAGTAAGTACTCCTTCTATATTCCCATATTCTTTTTCAGCTTCTGCGGGATATAAAAatgcattaaaaaaattaaaaattcaaaattcgATTATATTTATGATGAAGATATATTGCTTAAGATATTATACTGGTATACCTACAACTATGACAAAGTGGGAATTTACAGATAATTTTCGAAATGCTTTAAATAAATTGCCTCATACATTTGATGGGTTAAAAGAAGATAATGAATGTACAtatgaatattatataagcAAATCACATACCCCtcaatgtgaaaaaaatgtaaataaatgGATGACTTTTTTTAAACTTCATGGTACGCATGTAGCACATGAAATGTATTTAGGTggtaaaattataataaaggtaaatatagaaaaagaagaatataataaaataaaagaaaataatttaaatatgaaaacaatatttgatttttattttcataaaatggGATTATCtgtaaaaagaaataaacaagtccaaaaatttataaataaaatacatgGATCAAAAACAGTGTCTATACTTGGTGGGCATCCAGGTTTAAATATAGATgattcatcattttttgaaaaatggATAGATTCGATAGATAAAAATTCTATGCCTATAAGGACGAAATTATTGCCATTTAGTTTTTTTATGGACGATCCAAATATGATAAAAGCTTATAATGATGCATTAATGTTTTATGGTTTAACTTATGGAGTACAAATATTTGACCAAAatcaatataataataatgaaatttcTATTGGTAATTATTTAGAAAAAtctattcaaaaaatatatcatggTTCACCTCCTGGGTTATTAACATGCCCAATTGGTAGTACTATATTAATGGGATTTTCCCTAAATTtagatttttataaaaatcaaaatttaaACGAAATTATCGGAATTAATGCTTGTGAACAAATGAAAGAATCATGTAGTGGAAATGGgtttacaaataaatattcagaTATAAGAATATGGGGTCTATGTTCAgaaaaacaattatattttataaagcAGGTAGTAGAACAAAATGAATCAACTAAAACAACAGCAACATGTCCTGAAGATTCTGTGATTTTATTCGGATTTGCTTTAATGAAAGGAATAGGTAGATCATCTGCTAATACAGTAGATCTTTATCCTTGCCGCACAGGTCAAAATAGTTGCTCAGCTGTTTTACAAAAtcaaaaatttaaacaaaGTATGATATATATTGCATGTGTAGAGAAATCAACTACAGGATTAGATGATCTACAAACTTTtactaaaataaaaaatctgGGATATGTTGATCCAAATAATTATCAAAATGATGGATACCTAGATTTTGAATGTCCTCAAAATAGTACTCTTGTATTTGGTTTTGCTTTGGAATTTCATACAAATTTCCAAAAAGCtagaaataattttataaaatgttctaaagaagaaaatacaTGTAGCATAAAAGGAGTAGGAGTTAACactaatttatatttctttaagAAAGACAAACACTCTCTTGGAATAGTTGCTCTTTGCCGTTCGACAGTTTCAAAGATGGGTAAAAATTAA
- a CDS encoding meiotic recombination protein SPO11, putative — MHDESDIISVLEKHVFNFILKLLDEKQKKVISKNNIIEITRLYYIIEIILKNINDNIYTTLRQIFYTNPQLFISQNISNRTIGKLTQIIKKPREILNIYNSPKGIIRGNLLLKEKNLSDWIDCMSIFETRGHLISPFGILDLKIPTTVKYVLIIEKETVFFKLLQSNFIFKYGPLILITAKGFPDINTRQLIYEIQKKNKTLKFFCLTDYDAYGLNIAFTYSAKFESKVYYMDDISINNLQWISIFSPEEGIQKNTLKETDFSKLSLKDIRIMDNICTRLKDTNKFGASETNRWIEQVENMKKSGVKYEIDAIADMEKHLDAKIKELL; from the exons atgcacGATGAGAGTGATATAATAAGTGTGTTGGAAAAACACGTGTTTAATTTTATTCTAAAATTATTAGAtgaaaagcaaaaaaaagttatctcaaaaaataatataattgaaaTAACAAGATTATATTACATTATCGAAATAatacttaaaaatattaatgataatatatacacaacTTTGAGgcaaatattttatacaaatcCTCAATTGTTTATATCacaaaatatttcaaatagGACAATAGGAAAATTAacacaaattataaaaaaaccaagggaaatattaaatatatataattctcCTAAGGGAATAATTAGGGGAAACctattattaaaagaaaaaaatttaa GCGATTGGATTGACTGCATGAGTATTTTTGAA ACAAGAGGACATTTAATATCTCCATTTGGAATATTAGATTTAAAAATACCAACAACtgtaaaatatgttttaataattgAAAAAGAGACTGTATTTTTTAAGCTACTTCAATCAAAtttcatatttaaatatgGACCACTGATTTTAATTACTGCTAAGGGATTTCCtg ATATAAATACCAGACAACTCATATACGAAattcagaaaaaaaataaaactctAAAGTTTTTTTGCTTAACTGATTATGATGCTTATG GTTTGAATATCGCTTTCACATATTCCGCAAAATTTGAGTCAAAAGTTTatt atatggATGATATATCAATTAATAATTTGCAATGGATAAGTATATTCAGTCCAGAAGAAggaattcaaaaaaatacttTGAAGGAAACTGATTTTAGCAAATTATCCTTAAAAGATATTCGAATTATGGACAA CATATGTACAAGGTTAAAGGACACCAACAAATTTGGAGCTTCTGAAACGAATCGATGGAT AGAACAAGTTGAGAACATGAAAAAATCAGGGGTAAAATACGAAATCGATGCAATAGCAGATATGGAAAAACATTTAGATGCCAAAATTAAAGAACTcctttag